In one Nicotiana sylvestris chromosome 8, ASM39365v2, whole genome shotgun sequence genomic region, the following are encoded:
- the LOC138874859 gene encoding uncharacterized protein, producing the protein MGPAGKDSQSKQDNSRYDRRPRNRESGSSSRFGNDRNSREIRDDDRNLKARFSGYNLNVSTSELVAVLRGMGDKVCWPKEMRSNPNRRNHDHWCEFHNDHSHKMTYCRLLQGEVDHPLKQEYLTELFSEKGKQAYMKNRQEPPKPLSLKRTVNVISGGEEINGITYITTNKVSKITITLGKRVRHVLEEESITFDDADVDGVLAQHNNALVISLLVHYTNVKRVLIDPASSVNIILLRVLHEMQAEDKIVPKAHTLSGFDNSSVVTKGEITLTTFTEGVVKDTLLQVVEMEMAYNMILGRHGYTRWMPFHLLYIKLLNFHHHGGYVKFVGINRHPGASTL; encoded by the coding sequence ATGGGCCCAGCAGGAAAAGACTCACAGTCAAAGCAGGATAATTCAAGGTACGATCGTAGACCGAGAAATAGAGAGTCAGGTTCGTCATCGAGATTTGGGAACGATCGAAACTCACGGGAAATTCGAGATGATGATAGGAATTTGAAGGCAAGATTTAGCGGTTACAATTTAAATGTCAGCACTTCAGAATTGGTAGCAGTATTAAGAGGCATGGGCGATAAGGTGtgttggccaaaagaaatgagatcaaatccaaacaggcgcaatcatgatcactggtgcgaatttcacaatgaTCATAGTCATAAAATGACATATTGCAGATTGCTCCAAGGCGAAGTTGATCATCCATTAAAGCAAGAGTATCTCACTGAAttattcagtgagaaaggtaagcaagcatacatgaagaacaggcaggagcccCCTAAACCTCTTTCTCTTAAAAGGACCGTTAATGTTATAAGCGGGGGAGAAGAAATCAATGGTATAACATACATAACAACCAATAAAGTTTCCAAAATCACAATTACCCTCGGGAAGCGGGTGCGACATGTCTTAGAGGAAGAAAGCATTacgtttgatgatgcagatgtgGATGGCGTGTTAGCTCAGCATAataatgcactggtaatatctctacttgtacattatactaatgtgaaacgagttttgattgatccagctagttccgtgaacattattctaCTGAGAGTACTGcacgagatgcaagctgaagataaaatagtaccaaaggcgcatactttgTCTGGATTCGACAATTCTAGCGTTGTGACAAAAGGGGAGATAACACTTACTACATTCACAGAAGGGGTTGTCAAAGATACGTTGTTACAGGTGGTAGagatggagatggcttacaatatgattcttgGGAGACACGGATACACGAGATGGATGCCGTTCCATCTActttacatcaagttattaaatttccatcaccatgggggatacgtcaaattcgtggggatcaacaGACATCCAGGAGCATCAACTCTATAG